From the Candidatus Omnitrophota bacterium genome, the window CTTTAATCTTTTGCAATGCTTTCTGATGAACACCAGATTGTCTACCATGTTTCTTAAAATTCTTTTTTGATAACGAATAAGGAATAGCATATAATTGAGCATACTCAGGCAGGCATGAAAAAAAAGCATCTTTTTTATTCTTCTTTAAATCACTTTCAAACATCATCTGCATCCTTTCAGCAAACGTGCACCCTCAAGACAAATCATCATCTCCTCTTCAGTTGGCATCGTCACAACAGCAATTTTTGAAGAAGAAGACTGAATTGAAACTGTCTGTTCTCGAGATACTTTTTCATTCTTTTTCTTATCGATAACAATACCTGCCCAACACAGCGACCTACAAACGCTCTCGCGAATCAATGGATTATTAACACCAATATCGTCGGTAAACACCAACGCATCAACCTGACCACCAAGCACCATAAGATACCTGCCAATATAACTTTTAAGTCGATTTACATACATATCAAAAGCTAATTGAGCCCTTTTTCCAAACCGCTTATGCCCAAGAAAAGCAATAATATCTGTTATATCGCTAGAGAATCCGGATATGCCCAAAAGCCCACTTCTCTTGTTTAATAAATCACTAATTTCCTGAGAATGAAAATCAGAAATCTGCATTAAGCTAACAACAACCATCGGATCGATATCTCCCGATCTTGTACTCATAATTAACCCAGAATTCGGAGAAAACCCCATCGAAGTATCAACCGAACATCCTTTTTTTATTGCAGTAACACTAGCGCCTCCTGTTCCTAAATGACAGACGATCATATTTATTTTTCCAGGACTTTTTTTCAAGAATTCCGATAAATGACGACAAACATAAGAACAAGAAATCCCATGGAATCCATAACGACGATATTGGTACTGCTCAATAATTCGCCTTGGAACAGGATAAGTGTATGCCTTAGCTGGAATCGAAGAATGAAAAGCAGAATCAATAACTGCGTATTGCGGAACTCTAGGAAACATTCTTATTGTCTCTTTAATTATATTCATCGATATAGGGTTGTGAAGAGGAGCTAAAGGTAAGCATCGTTCCATTCTTTTTAAACTTGTCCGGTCAAGCAAAACCGATCGTTTAAAATATTCTCCCCCATGAACAAACCGATGACCGATAGCATCGACCCTAATATTATTTTTATTAATATAATCAACAGCTAAAGCAGTTGCTTTTACATAATCCGAAATTGGAAGAATTTCTTTGGTTGTCTTACCATTAAATTGGTTCTCGATATAAGAAGATTTCATACCTTGCCCGCCTACGCGATAAGCTTTCCCTTTTAAAATCAACTCAACGTTACGCGCGCCTTGATACTTAAAAATTCTATAGCTCAAAGATGAGCTTCCCCCATTAAATACCAATATATGCATAATGCTTATCAAAATTAATAAAAATATTGCGTGAATTAGAAAATTTCTTTTGTGCCCGAATAACGGTCAGAGCCGTACAAGCAATAATATCGTCTACACTACATCCGCGAGATAAATCACTACATGGCTGAATTGTGCCCAAAATGATCGGGCCAATTGCCCTAGCATTTGCCAGACGTTCAGTCAATTTATAACCAATATTACCTGCATCCAATGTAGGAAAAATTAAAACATTGGCTTTCCCAGCAACATCACTATCATTCAATTTCCAAGCTGCAACTTCTGGAACAAGAGCGCTATCCGCCTGCAATTCTCCCTCAATAAAGAAATCCTTCTTTAAATCCTTAGCGAGCTCAACCGAATTTCTTACCTTGTCAACAAGTTCACCGCTCGCACTTCCTTTTGAAGAAAAGCTTAACATTGCAACCCTCGCTGTCACATCCATAACATCCTGAAAAAACTGTGCACTTGAGACAGCAATCCGTGCCAATTGATCACTAGTCGGGTTTGGAATAACGCCACAATCCGCATAAAGCAAAACCCCTTCCTCGCCGAAAACACAGTTAGGAACTCCCATTAAAAAACAACTAGTTACAACCCCAATTTTATCATTTAATTCCAAACAATAAAGAACCGCACGCATAACCGCTGCGGTTGAATGAGACGCGCCAGCAACCATCCCATCAACAAGTCCGCAGCGCAACATCATTGCGGCATAAAAAAGCGGATCATCCATCAATTCCTTAGCTTTTTTATAAGTCATTCCTTTGGCCTGTCGAATTTCATAAAGCAAATACGCAAACTGATCTCTTTGAGAAGGATCAATGTTCCTCGATGAAAACAAAAGAGGCTCCGCAATTCCCTCTTGACGAATATAATCAACCGCTTTCAAAACTCTATCATCTTCAGCCTCAGGAAAAATAATCCTTTTAGGATCACTTTTAGCCCGATCCCGAATTTGTTCAATAACTTCTGTGTACATAAATCACACTCCTTTAATACATCCTAAAATGTCAGCTTCATCTTTGCAAACTTAACCGCTTGACCACATTATAAAATTCCTAAAAAGCTAAATTAACCATAAAAGCAAGCTTCATTCTTTCCCATCTCTTTGGCCATGCACAAACCAAGATTAGTTTTCAACAAAAGCTCTTGTGTGCTCATCCCAAGAATATACCGACTTATCCCCATGCTGCAGGTTGCAGCATCTGGAAGCATTGTTTTTTGTAAAGCATCTTTAACCTTCTTCGCAATCGACATCGCTTCAGACCTTGTGGTTACTGATAGAATCGCCAAAAACTGATCTCGCGATTGCCGGCAAACAATATCTGTGTCGCGAAAATTATTCTTAAAAATTACTCCAGCTTTCTTTAGCAAATCATCACCACTGTCCTGTCCATATTTATCAACAAAACTATGGAAATTATCAATATCTATCATAATCGCACATAACGGTTGAAAAAATCGATTCGTACGTTTAACTTCAAAATCTAAACAACGAAGAAAATATTGATAATTGTAAAGTCCCGTCAATGAATCTTCAAATAAAGAATCTGTCTCCTTCGGGTTCCCAGCGTTACTGCTTATTTGGGAATTTTCTAAAATCTTATTTTCTTCCACTATTTTTTCTTCAGAAAGCTCTTTCAAAATCCCTTCCACCCCAACAATCTTTCCTTTCTTATTCTTTAAAAAATTACTTTGGGCAGTGATAGCAACCCGACTCCCGTCTCGGCGAACCATTTGAATTCTATAATCAGAGATAAACCCTTTTTCATTTAAACTTCTTAAAAAAGCAGCTCGGTCATTCCTTTGCAAATAAAATTGATCAGCTAAATTAACACCAAGAACATCCTGCTCACTCTCAAAACGAAACATCTCAGCAAATGCTCGATTAGCGAATGAAATATTACCTTCGTTATCTGCAGCGTAAAGACCACTTTTCATAGAATGAACAATATCATCCAACTCAAATCTTCCTTCTTGATCAAGGCTATTTTTTACTCTTCCTTCTAGATTAATAGGTTCCATCTGTATCCCTCCTATTTTTACTCTCTTGGCTAAACACTAACCAAAGAAAGCGTTCGTTATATAATTAACTATTGTTTAACTAAGTTAAGTATTCATTCATAATTAAATCAAAAAAAATCCCCACTAAAAACTCGGCGGTGTCACAACCCACAAAACCTCTGTTTCTCCTTTATTTAAATTCTTAAAAGAATGTGGCGTATTAGAATTAAAATAGATGCTATCTCCTTTCTTTAAAGAATAGTATGTATCGCCCAACATAATTTCAAACGCTCCTTTAAGAACCAAAACAAATTCTTGACCATAATGAGAATAAGAAGATTCCCCAGAGGAAGCATTATTGCTTAACTTAAACAGCAAAGGTTCCATTTGCTTATACGGATTTGATTCAGACAAAAGAGACATCCGTATACCCTGCCCCACATGTTTAAGCGACTTACGATCACACTCTCTTGTGACAATCTTATTTTTTTGATTAACGTCCTCGCCAACCAAGCTACCTATCGTTGTTTCTAGCGCATCAGCAATCGACTTTAATGTGGCAAGGGATGGAGAAGCCTTTCCTTTTTCTACTTGGGAAAGAAAACTTGGACTAACGCCTACATCTTTAGCCATCTCCCTAAGAGTGATCTCTTTCTGATCTCTTAATCTTTTTATATTAATTCCAACACTTTTCATTTTTAACCTCAGTTTTAATATATGACAAAATCTATTTCTTGTCAATCATTACTTAATTTCTATATTGCATATTAAGTATTAATTAACAATTACAAAATTTAACAAAATTCTTAACCCTGAGCATTTAAAAAGATCTTAAAAAGTAATATCTAGCAACAATTAAAAACGTTGAATAATTCTGTTCTTTTAGTAAAATAAAATTTTTATATTTTTGATACTCTATTTTTATAACACCAAAACAAGCTCAAGGCTCAATCTAGAATTCGCACCATGACATTTATGACTCTTGATCAAAACACTGATTTCTTCTATTACAAATCAATCTGCCAGCAACGATGAACCAGCTTATTACGATAATCTTCAGGAATCGTTTTAGGCGTCAGCTCTTTAACTTGTTTGACGTTAAGCCTTCTTAATTTAGGATCAAAACGTTGATGATTGGTCGAAAAGATAACTGTTGAATCTTTTGCCATCACAAGAAAAACTTTTTCGAGCAACTCGACATGGTGCTTATTAATGTCGAACACAGAATTCTTTCCTCGACGCTGAGAAAAAGACGGAGGATCTACAAACGCAAGCGTAAATTTGCGTCCCTTTCTTTTCAAGTCATCTAAATATTTTTCGGTATCAGAACAAACAAACTCATATTTTAAATTATTAATATTATTTAATTTAAAATTATCCCTCGCCCATTGAAGATATGTCGCTGATCGATCCACCGTCACAATTGATTTTGCTCCACCGAGTGCTGCAACACAGCTAAAAGAACCAGTGTAGGCATAAAGATTAAGAAAATCCTTATCTTTTACCATTTCCCGCACCAATTCACGCGTATTACGATGATCGGAAAACAATCCCGTATCCACTAGTCCGTCGAGCTTAACCCAAAACTTTAAATCCCGCTCAGAAACAGCCAATCGCATTCGCTGTGACTTTGAATTTTTATAACGCGCTCCGGAAGCACTCTTCGTTTGCCGACGTTTTAAAAAAACCTTGTCTTCTGGGATATTAAGAATTTCACCTGCGGCTTTTGCCATCCGTGGCAACCAAGTAGGTCCTGTCTGCAAACGGATATATTCACCAACAACCAAATGTCCCTGGTACCAATCCACGACTGCTCTTACCTCAGGGATATCCCGGTCGTATAAACGAAAAACATCAATATTCCGGCGCTGAAAACGACGAGCCAAATGCTTGTATTGCCTTTTGATTCGATTAGCAAAAATTTCAGCGTGATATTCTATTTTCTCATCTGTAACATAATGTTTTAGCTTTTCCATTACAACAGTTTATCAAGCAAAGAAAATTAAGTCAAAATAATATGTTTTAAAGAAATTTCGTACTATTAATTACATCAAAAAAAAGGGGGTCGCCCTTATCGGGTGCCCCCCTTTTTTTACCATAATCAAAGAAACAAGAACAATAAACACATGATTTATGCTTGGACTGGACCTAAACACACGCAAAGGCTAATAGTGTAACTATGCGTACAATTTTATAAACTTTATTTTTTCAAACCGCTTATATCGCCTTACACTACAAATTAATCCAATATTCTTACAATAACTCTCTATGATGCTTAATGACTTTAGCATTAATCATATAAATTACATCTTCTGCTATGGCCGCAGCATGATCACAAATTCTCTCTAAATCACGAGCAACCAAAAGAAGGGCAACGGCTTGAGTCACCATTGCACTATCTTTTATCATGTGTTCGTCAATCAATTCTCTGATAATAACCGTTCGCAATCTGTTTGACTCTTTATCAGAAAGAATAACTTGTTTAGCTAATTCCTGATCATGATTTACAAAAGAGTCTATTGAATTCTTAACCATTAACTTTGCCTGATTAGCTAATTTTACAATATCCAACAACGACTTTGGTAAAGGCTGACCAGATGACTCTAAAACCCTTTGTGAAATATTTACTGTTAAATCTGCCATTCTTTCGAGTTCAGTGTTTATATGCATTCCTGTCGTAATCAAACGAAGATCACATGCAAGAGGCTGAAATAATGCAAAAAGGTCGATCACTTCCTCCTCAATCTTTATCTCCATATCATCGATCTTTTTATCATTATCAATAACAGAAAGCGCCTGCTTCTTATCATGTTTCTTAAGAGCTTCGACAGATTTATGTATCGCCTCTTCTACCATTGCTGCCATCTTTAGAATATCTATATTCAGTTTCTTTAATTCATCATCAATATTTCTTTTCATATTTAACCAAACCTTCCCGTAACGTAATCTTCTGTAATTTTTTTTGCAGGATTTGTAAAAATCTTATTTGTAAAATTATATTCAACCAACTCGCCTAGCATAAAAAATGCGGTATAGTCTGAAACGCGTGCCGCCTGTTGCATATTATGCGTAACAATAATAATCGTATATTTCTTTTTTAACTCATGAATTAATTCTTCTATCTTGCCAGTAGCAATCGGATCTAACGCTGAAGCAGGCTCATCTAACAATAATATCTGAGGTTCAATGGCAAGAGCGCGTGCAATACATAATCGCTGCTGCTGTCCTCCCGACAAAGAAAACGCACTTTCATTTAGCCTATCTTTTATCTCATCCCACAAAGCAGCATCTTTGAGACTCTTTTCAACTTTCTCTTGAATTAAATCCTTATTTTTTACCCCATTAATTCTTAAACCATATGCTACGTTTTCAAAAATAGACTTTGGAAAAGGATTTGACTTCTGAAAAACCATACCAACTTTACGTCTTAAATCAACCACATCCAAATCTTTATCAAAAATATTATTCTCATCTATAAAAATACCACCCTCATATTTTATCTTATGAATAATATCGTTCATCCTATTAAAACATCTTAAGAATGTTGATTTTCCGCAGCCAGAAGGCCCTATGATTCCCACAACTGTATTAGACCTTATTCCCATATTAATATTTTTAAGTGCATGAGTTTTATCATAGAAAAAATTAAAATTCTCTACGACTATCTTAATCGCATTGTTTTCTATATCTTTATTAATATAGCTAGCTTTCAAACCATTATTCTTTAATTTAAATACGTTTTCCTCTGTTATCGTCGTCATTCCATCCTAACCTTTCTTAACTTATATCTCAATATTACTGCAAAAAGATTCATGCAAAAAACAAGGCCAATTAAAACCAACGCCGTTCCATAAGCTAATGGCCTTACTTTCTCAATCGCATGATGTTGTGTTGACATAATATAAAGATGATACGGCAATGCCATAAATTGATCCGAAAGAGATCTCGGCAAAAAAGGCAAATAGAATGCAGCTCCAGTAAATAAAATCGGCGCTGTCTCTCCTGCTGCTCGAGCTAAGCCAAGAATAGTTCCGGTAAGCATTCCCGGGACAGCATAAGGTAAAACATTTGTCCGGATAGTTTGCCACTTAGTGGCACCAAGAGCCAACGACCCTTCTCTATATGATTTAGGCACGCCTTTCAGCGCCTCTTCACTTGCTGTAATTGTCCACGGCAAAGTCATAAGTCCTAAAGTTAATCCTGCAGACAATACCGAAGCATTTAATTTCATCAACTGCACAAACAAAACAACTCCAAACAAGCCATAAACAATCGAAGGAACTCCGGATAAATTACGGATAGACATTCTTATCAATCGCGTTATTTTCCCTTTTGTAGCATATTCGCTCAAATAAATAGCACATCCCATGCCTAACGGAACTGCCAAAATAGCTGTAATGGTCGTAACGAGAAATGTTCCAAATATTGCTGGCAAAATTCCACCCTCTGTCATTCCATTTGTTGGCATTTGGCTTAAGAATTCCCAGCTTATTACGCTCTTTCCTTTAGAAATAATATCGTAAAGAATAAACCCAACAATAAATAAAACAACAACAAGGCATCCCCTTAACAGCCCAAATCCTATAGCTTGCTCAATGTAATTTTTTTTCATCGATGTACTTTTTTCCGCCAAAATCTTTGATTTTGGCGAGATCTCGCCAACTTTAGCATAAAGTTGGCGGACATATATATAATTTATTCATATTATCTATTCACCTGTTCGTATTTATGCAAAATAATATCAGATGCCATATTAACAAAAAATGTAATGATAAATAATACCAACCCTAAAGCAAATAACGCATAATAATGAGTCGTATTGTAGGCAACTTCTCCCAGCTCAATGGCTATACTCGAAGTAAGGGTTCTTACCGGCCCAAGTATGCTTTCTGGCATAGCAGGAGCACAGCCCGTTGCCATCAAAACGGTCATTGTTTCTCCAATCGCTCTTCCCATTCCAAGCATACAAGCAGCAATAATACCCGATAATGCAGCTGGAACTTTTACTCGAATAACAGTTTGCCATTTCGAAGCTCCTAAAGCCAAAGAAGCCTGCTCGTAAGAACTTGGCACACTACTTAATGCATCCTCAGAGATGCTAACAATAGTCGGCAAAGCCATGACAGCCAAGAGCACAGCACCATTAATAGCATTCAGCCCGTTATGAGTATGAAATATCTTTGCCAAAAGCGGCCCAACAAGAACGATCCCTAGAAAACCAAGAACAACAGATGGTATTCCAGCTAAAATTTCAACAATAGGTTTGGCGATTTCTCTTACCCTCCGACTAGCGACATCTGACAAATAAGCAGCTGTTCCAACGCCTAAGGGTATCGCAATAAGTAATGCTCCAACAGTAACAATAAGTGTGCTTACTAACATTGGAACGATGCCGTATTGCTCTTCCACATACGATGTCGGATTCCAAACAGACCCGAACAAGAAAGACCATACATTAATTTCCTGAAACGCCGGTATGGAGGTAAAAATTAATAACGCAAAAATACCTAAAAGCGCAACAACTGAAATCATGCCGTTTGCAAAGAAAAAGCCGTGGATAAGCTTTTCCATAAGTCTTAAACTTATCCACGGTTTCTTTCTATTTCGAACAATATTGTTTAGCAAAATAAATTTACAATCCTGCCTTACTGTTATATTCTACATATTCACCTGGAAGCTGAAAAAAACCTTGCTTTTCAACTTCTTTCTGTCCTTGCGGACTTAATTCGAACTCTAGAAAAGCCTTTACTTCGCCTGTAGGCGTTCCATTAATATATTGATTTAAAGGACGTGAAATAGGATACTTTCCGCTCTTTACATCTGCCTCACTCAGTGGATTAGCATAAGCAGCACCAGCCATAGAAGCAACCTTTAGCACGTTAATACCGCTCGCATCTTTTACGTACCCTACACCTACATAACCTATGCCTGATTGATCCTGCTTTACAGCTTCCACTATTTGTGCATTTCCATTCATTCGATTCATTTTCTGAGAATAATCACCTTTTAATACAGACTCCTGGAAAAACACAAATGTTCCTGAGTTTGATTGACGACCATAAAGCGTTATAGACATGTTCGGTCCACCAACTTCACTCCAATTCGTAACTTCACCTCTAAAAATTCTACCGATCTCATCTACAGTAAGCTGATTAACAGAATTATTTCCGTTTGTGATTACGCTTAGCCCATCCATGGCAACAACAACTCTCTTAACCTTAACTCCATTTTTTGATGCCTGCTCTACTTCTTTTGCCTTCATTTGCCTAGAAGCATTAGCTATGTCACATTTACCGTTAATTAATGCTGCGATACCTGTTCCAGAGCCTCCTCCAGTAACTGCAATATATTTACCTGGATTTTGAGCCATATATTCTTCAGCTAATGCCTGAACAAGATTAATTAAAGTGTCTGACCCTTTGATCTGAATCATGTCCTCGGCATAAACGCTTGTAGCACACATCAAAAATGCAACAAACAATGATAAAATTAAAAATCGTTTCATATATCTTCTCCTTACCTTTATTTTATTTAAATAAATTATATTATTATAATGTGACAAACATGTGACAACAACGTTAACTCTTTGTTAATCTTAATTAAAACTTAAATAACACATCTGCCTGAATCAAATGCTGTGTATTGCTTGTACTTCCATTAATAGGATGCATATTGTAATAATCTAGGCCAAGAATAACATTTTTCTTGATTGCATAAGACCATGCAACTTCGTGACCAGCAACATTTGTTTCTCCACCATAAGCATCAGAGTCTGGGAAAATATCTAACCAAGCATCTGTTTCAAGGTGACGATAACAATATTTAATTTGCCAGCTACCTGGATTCTTAATTTTCTTATCTCCAAATTTCATACCAGCAAGATATCCTTTATTATTATCACTAGGATCTGGATTATAAATATAATTTCCAAAGAAACTGATTGCTTCAATAGCGATCGGAAGATCTATTCCTTCAAATGGATTGCTAATTTTAAGTTCAACTGTAGGATTAACCGTATTGTAATCATACACTAAACCTGTACTGTTTCCTGTGTTCGTTTTAGCTGAGTTATCAAAAGTTTTTCCTTCAAGACCTGTAAATCCATAATAGGCAACAGCACCTTTCAGGCTGATCTTCTCACCAACCTTAGAACCAACACCTACCTGGGCATAATACATCGCAGGGTCAGCAGCTGAGCCCTTCTCTACAGCAGATGTATTATATTCAAACATAGGAAAAACACCTGCGTTTAAGAATCCGTCTAACATGCCAACTGAATGAGTTGCCGAAACGGCAATACCATCTGGGTTGATATCTCCATCCCAAAGAAGGTCATCTGTTTGCCAAAGAACTGGCTTTCGTGCAAATCGTCCGACATAAATATCTACGCTGGAAAGCGGAGAATATTTGGCATATGCATAGTCTAGACGAATATCTGGCGTCTCAAACTCTTGACCCATCGTCTGGTTTGTTGATCGAGGATCTGCTCCACCTGTAGCCAAACCAAAACCGACTTCTACTTGATCAGCCACATCTGTTGTCACGCCTAAACGAAAACGATATCTCCCACGGCTTCGATTGTATTTAGCTTGGCCTTTATCAGCGGCTTTTGATTCATATTGATAACGAACACGCAAATCACCTTTAAGCTTCATCTTCTGAACCCATTCAGGTAATGCATAAGATTTATGCTCAGCTATCTCTTTCGCAACTTCCTGTTTCGTTTCATCCAAAATTATTTCTGCCTCCATAGGAGTCAGAATATTTTTTTGAACTAACTTGTTCACCAAAATATCGATCTCTCCTGCAGATGAACTTGAAGAACAAGCCCCAAATACGATTGCTCCTAAAAACAATGCTAAAAAAAACTTCTTCATCTTTTTCTCCTTTTTTAATAAAGACATTGTTACGAAAATAAAACCAGCGTAAACAATCTCTCCTAATTAATCTTAACCTTTTTCAAAATAAAAAATAAACTCTGATGAAAGCTCATGCTCACCGTAGTTCCACAAGCTATATCATCATTTAATTTTCATCAATAAACTTTCTAATTTGCTTAAAATCTATCTCTGCTTTTTTCATAGTCTCTTTGACGTATTCGTCACTATAACTATGATTTTTTTCAATAATGTTTAAAATATTATTCAATGCTGCAATTTCAGATCGTAGCCAATTAACTACAAAATCTACATTAATTGCATTAGATTTAATCATCTGACTCAGTACCATTATTCACCTCCTCTCTTTCTTAAGAAGAGTATAATTCTATAAGGTGAAAATAAAATGGCTGCTCTGTGAAATGATTGTGAATTTGATTTTAATAAGACTAGTTTAAGCTTTGGGAAGAGTAAAACTAAACATGGTTCCTTTTCCTAGTTCGCTTTGAACGGAAATCTGTCCTTTATGCGACTGAACAAGGTGTTTTGCTATGGAAAGCCCGAGACCGGTTCCGCCTAGCTCGCGTGATCTCGCTTTATCGACTCGATAAAAACGTTCAAAAATGCGAGGTAAATCTTCTTCAGGTATTCCAATTCCATTATCTTTTATACTCACTTCAACAAAATCATTTCTTTCAGCTACAGATATGGTTATCAACCCTTCATCATTATTATATTTGATAGCATTATCGATTAAATTCAGAAAAACCTGCATAATACTTTTTTCATCTGCTTTTATTTTTGATAAATTGTTAGGAATATTCTTTTTTATGACAATTTTTCCTTCCCTGATCTGCTTCCTCAAGCTAACGATAAC encodes:
- a CDS encoding putative porin; protein product: MKKFFLALFLGAIVFGACSSSSSAGEIDILVNKLVQKNILTPMEAEIILDETKQEVAKEIAEHKSYALPEWVQKMKLKGDLRVRYQYESKAADKGQAKYNRSRGRYRFRLGVTTDVADQVEVGFGLATGGADPRSTNQTMGQEFETPDIRLDYAYAKYSPLSSVDIYVGRFARKPVLWQTDDLLWDGDINPDGIAVSATHSVGMLDGFLNAGVFPMFEYNTSAVEKGSAADPAMYYAQVGVGSKVGEKISLKGAVAYYGFTGLEGKTFDNSAKTNTGNSTGLVYDYNTVNPTVELKISNPFEGIDLPIAIEAISFFGNYIYNPDPSDNNKGYLAGMKFGDKKIKNPGSWQIKYCYRHLETDAWLDIFPDSDAYGGETNVAGHEVAWSYAIKKNVILGLDYYNMHPINGSTSNTQHLIQADVLFKF